A portion of the Vicinamibacterales bacterium genome contains these proteins:
- the def gene encoding peptide deformylase, with amino-acid sequence MIRPIVKFGDSKLHQPAEPVRDMTPELEGLVRDMVETMYSAPGIGLAAPQVGIPLRLIVIDLSVGRTANGLITLINPEFIEREGMQLEEEGCLSLPGFNATVARPQRAVIKGLDLAGVERVYTGEGLLARAFQHEMDHLDGHVFVDRLRGIKRDLIVRRIRKQIRAGKW; translated from the coding sequence ATGATCCGTCCGATCGTCAAGTTCGGCGACAGCAAGCTCCATCAGCCGGCGGAGCCCGTTCGGGACATGACCCCGGAGCTCGAGGGGCTCGTCCGGGACATGGTCGAAACCATGTACTCGGCACCGGGGATTGGCCTGGCCGCACCGCAGGTCGGAATCCCGTTGCGGCTGATCGTGATCGATCTGTCGGTCGGCCGCACGGCGAACGGACTCATCACGCTCATCAACCCGGAGTTCATCGAGCGCGAGGGGATGCAACTCGAGGAAGAAGGCTGCCTGAGCCTGCCCGGGTTCAACGCCACGGTCGCGCGCCCGCAGCGCGCCGTCATCAAGGGGCTCGACCTCGCCGGCGTCGAACGGGTCTACACGGGCGAAGGCCTGCTGGCGCGCGCGTTCCAGCACGAGATGGACCACCTCGACGGCCACGTGTTCGTGGATCGCCTCAGAGGGATCAAGCGCGATCTGATCGTCCGCCGCATCCGCAAACAGATCCGCGCGGGCAAGTGGTGA
- the aroC gene encoding chorismate synthase, whose amino-acid sequence MLRFLTAGESHGEALVAILEGMPAGLPLDAGTIDAQLRRRQGGYGRGGRMAIESDQVELLSGVRHGRTLGSPIALVVRNRDWKNWQYTMAVGAEPPANAGGAHRTPVTRPRPGHADLAGALKYGHDDLRNVLERASARETAARVAVGACARQLLSQVGITVVSHVTSIGNVCSPSTEPIASSRVAEIPEDDCVRSADPDLTARIVAAIDQAKAAGDTLGGTFEVIARGVPPGLGSYAHWDRRLDARLAQAMVSIPAIKAVEIGAGVEAASRRGSQVHDEIRATITGRSWPLERPTNRAGGLEGGVTNGEDVRVTAYMKPIATLMRPLRSVDLATGLEQDAAVERSDTCAVPAAAVIGEAVVALVIADAFIEKFGADSMDEIQRNYETWRAGLADRFGGARQ is encoded by the coding sequence ATGCTGCGCTTTCTGACTGCTGGTGAATCGCACGGCGAGGCGCTGGTCGCCATTCTCGAGGGCATGCCTGCCGGTCTGCCGCTCGACGCCGGAACCATTGACGCCCAGTTGCGGCGGCGTCAAGGCGGATATGGACGCGGTGGCCGGATGGCGATCGAATCCGACCAGGTCGAACTGCTCTCAGGCGTCCGCCACGGCCGAACACTCGGCAGCCCGATCGCGCTCGTCGTGCGCAACAGGGACTGGAAGAACTGGCAGTACACGATGGCTGTCGGAGCGGAACCGCCGGCCAACGCTGGCGGCGCGCACCGGACTCCCGTGACCCGGCCGAGACCGGGTCACGCGGATCTCGCCGGAGCGCTGAAGTACGGCCACGACGATCTAAGGAACGTGCTGGAGCGCGCCAGCGCCCGGGAGACCGCCGCCCGGGTCGCAGTTGGCGCGTGCGCCCGCCAGTTGCTCTCCCAGGTCGGGATCACGGTGGTCTCCCATGTGACTTCCATCGGCAACGTCTGCTCGCCCTCGACCGAACCCATCGCTTCCAGCCGCGTCGCAGAGATTCCCGAAGATGACTGTGTGCGATCCGCCGACCCGGATCTGACGGCGCGGATCGTGGCGGCGATCGATCAGGCGAAGGCCGCTGGCGACACGCTCGGCGGCACGTTCGAGGTCATCGCCCGTGGGGTGCCGCCTGGTCTCGGAAGCTACGCGCACTGGGACCGGCGGCTGGACGCCCGCCTGGCCCAGGCGATGGTGTCGATCCCCGCCATCAAGGCAGTCGAGATCGGGGCCGGCGTCGAAGCGGCGTCGCGTCGGGGTTCGCAGGTTCACGACGAGATCCGCGCGACGATCACCGGTCGCTCCTGGCCGCTCGAGCGGCCGACAAACCGCGCGGGCGGGCTCGAAGGCGGCGTGACAAACGGTGAGGACGTGCGCGTCACGGCGTATATGAAGCCGATTGCCACGCTCATGAGGCCCCTCCGCTCCGTGGACCTGGCGACGGGCCTGGAACAGGACGCGGCGGTCGAACGCAGCGACACGTGCGCCGTGCCCGCAGCCGCCGTGATTGGCGAGGCGGTCGTGGCGCTCGTCATCGCCGACGCCTTCATCGAGAAGTTCGGGGCCGACTCGATGGACGAGATCCAGCGCAACTACGAGACCTGGCGTGCCGGTCTCGCCGATCGCTTCGGAGGCGCGAGGCAATGA
- a CDS encoding sigma 54-interacting transcriptional regulator: MRPTLFADRFLVTAAGRAVDLASGEDVLIRTVSLSGRQELDAWSDRCAGLYGLWHPHLVGLLDFGSAGRASHFEAFACAPPHVCWKARDASTADALVDVTAFLATERLAAGNLQWPSIVNARGIPALLPDAHTGMPLEYEGRESSGSGPIGAERQAQRLARVIESCGGADRGSARRPGLRHEAAGLVMGAMFAGLLTRVTEVFDTGVSGRPRVLHVQTPEGPARVLLRRALARTARLRGYIPVSAVMAGARQEGRLATDLCRRLLAGRHVLVIHEHSPEENSKSSALFFLELGLSSERPHVLLMLHQEAGATAQIRTHDASRSSRRQLLREETAGYVVEHHAGTRPTPYAVVAGVDPWPDDAPGSASRGRQGLRTAAEAAARGRHAEAARLLSRARGYLVRRGDDAGAGEAALALGRLLLPRGQVVEAARAFEAARQQFDRARLSREAVRAGVFIGLAWTDSGRLTEAEGALRAARISAHEIDDDPGEDFAAIALARCLLWQSRLSEAHEWLEGSDDAGNADSAAGSVRESAAVAVLPLDAGARSLGFHLGDPDPGVARSCLLARVALGTGDLAAAGRAAVEARERAARCGTAVDEAAACCVLAAVYAAVGDISILRQHVQDGLDAARRGHAPLRALRLRLVLAEGLLGSNRAPEARLVLTRLARLDPARLPVVVRRPLERLLRGGPQGPTSRSAGRRSDIADAIVDILADVQAIEDEEAALRKVSASLRQRTRSASLAYIGREHDQQVLLAGDGQEPVPEQVARRAIESGLAISPASSISGKEAAVPIRVGGAVIGAVACRWAADVTPDWPRAGALLAAAGAATSPAVRAVLDRRACPAPPADPTGAEIVGVSDAVGALKREIARAATAPFSVVIEGESGSGKELVARAIHRLGPRRHRRLCALNCAALSDELVEAEMFGHARGAFTGAIAERKGLFEEADGGTLIFDEVGELTARAQAKLLRAIQEGEVRRIGENFARSVDVRIVAATNRSLRSAVEAGSFRQDLLYRLEVIRILVPPLRARPEDIPVLAAHFWHDVTSRLGSRTTLAPATLAALAGYDWPGNVRELQNVMAALAVAVGRRGSVGPERLPGIIAGQGATREASTLDEARRSFEARFVRAALARAGGRRSQAARDLGLSRQGLMKLMIRLRIDD, translated from the coding sequence ATGCGACCGACGCTGTTTGCCGATCGGTTTCTCGTCACGGCGGCCGGGCGCGCGGTGGACCTGGCGTCAGGCGAGGACGTGTTGATCCGGACCGTCAGCCTGTCGGGCCGGCAGGAACTCGACGCGTGGTCTGATCGCTGTGCGGGGCTGTACGGACTGTGGCACCCGCACCTGGTCGGCCTGCTCGACTTCGGATCGGCCGGTCGCGCGAGCCATTTCGAGGCGTTTGCATGCGCCCCGCCGCACGTTTGCTGGAAAGCGCGCGACGCCTCGACAGCCGATGCCCTCGTGGACGTGACGGCGTTTCTGGCGACTGAACGGCTGGCGGCTGGCAATCTCCAATGGCCCAGCATCGTCAACGCGCGGGGGATTCCGGCGCTGCTTCCAGACGCACACACCGGGATGCCTCTCGAGTACGAGGGACGGGAATCGTCAGGCAGCGGCCCGATCGGAGCGGAGCGCCAGGCGCAGAGGCTCGCGAGGGTGATCGAGTCGTGCGGTGGGGCCGATCGCGGTTCGGCGCGTCGACCCGGTCTTCGGCACGAGGCGGCGGGTCTGGTGATGGGGGCGATGTTCGCTGGGCTCCTGACTCGGGTCACCGAGGTGTTCGACACCGGCGTGTCCGGCCGGCCGCGTGTCCTCCACGTCCAGACGCCCGAGGGACCGGCCAGGGTGCTGCTGCGGCGCGCGCTGGCGCGAACGGCACGGCTTCGCGGGTACATTCCAGTCAGCGCCGTCATGGCAGGGGCCCGCCAAGAGGGTCGTCTCGCCACCGACCTCTGCCGCCGGCTGCTGGCCGGCCGCCATGTGCTCGTCATCCACGAACACTCGCCGGAGGAGAACAGCAAGAGTTCGGCCCTGTTCTTCCTGGAGCTTGGCCTGTCGAGTGAACGGCCGCACGTGTTGCTCATGCTGCACCAGGAGGCGGGTGCGACCGCACAGATCCGGACCCACGACGCCTCTCGCTCGTCGCGACGGCAACTTCTCCGCGAGGAAACAGCAGGCTACGTCGTCGAGCACCACGCCGGCACGCGTCCGACTCCATACGCGGTGGTGGCAGGCGTGGATCCCTGGCCCGACGATGCTCCTGGGAGTGCCTCCCGAGGCCGGCAGGGACTCAGGACTGCCGCAGAGGCGGCAGCGCGAGGGCGGCACGCGGAGGCGGCGCGGCTCCTGTCCCGCGCACGCGGCTACCTCGTGAGACGAGGCGATGACGCCGGCGCGGGCGAGGCAGCGCTGGCGCTCGGTCGCCTCCTACTGCCTCGCGGCCAAGTGGTGGAGGCGGCGCGCGCGTTCGAGGCGGCGCGGCAGCAATTCGATCGCGCGAGGCTCTCTCGCGAAGCCGTGCGCGCCGGCGTGTTCATCGGTCTGGCGTGGACCGACTCGGGGCGACTGACCGAGGCGGAGGGCGCATTGCGCGCGGCACGGATTTCCGCGCACGAAATCGACGACGATCCAGGAGAGGACTTTGCGGCGATCGCGCTCGCGCGGTGTTTGTTGTGGCAGTCGCGGCTGTCGGAGGCCCACGAGTGGCTGGAGGGGTCGGACGATGCCGGAAACGCCGATTCGGCAGCCGGCTCGGTGCGCGAGTCCGCTGCGGTCGCCGTGCTGCCGCTGGACGCGGGCGCCCGATCGCTTGGTTTCCACCTTGGGGACCCTGATCCGGGCGTCGCCCGGTCGTGCCTTCTGGCGCGGGTGGCTCTCGGAACCGGCGACCTCGCGGCGGCGGGGCGAGCGGCGGTCGAGGCGCGCGAGCGTGCGGCGCGGTGTGGAACGGCTGTGGACGAAGCCGCGGCCTGCTGTGTGCTGGCTGCGGTGTACGCGGCGGTCGGCGATATTTCGATCCTGCGGCAGCATGTCCAGGATGGTCTCGATGCCGCGCGCCGCGGGCACGCGCCGCTTCGCGCGCTGCGCCTCCGATTGGTGCTGGCGGAAGGGCTCCTGGGTTCGAACCGGGCGCCCGAGGCGCGCCTGGTGCTGACACGTCTCGCGCGGCTCGATCCGGCGCGGCTGCCGGTCGTGGTGCGCAGGCCGCTGGAACGCCTGCTCAGGGGCGGCCCACAGGGGCCAACGTCACGTTCGGCCGGAAGGCGCAGCGACATAGCCGACGCGATCGTCGACATCCTTGCCGATGTGCAAGCCATCGAGGACGAGGAGGCCGCCCTGCGGAAGGTCAGTGCGTCCTTGCGCCAGCGCACGCGGAGCGCGTCGTTGGCCTACATCGGGCGAGAACACGATCAGCAGGTTCTGCTCGCAGGCGATGGACAGGAACCGGTGCCGGAGCAGGTGGCGCGCCGGGCCATCGAATCCGGGCTCGCCATCTCACCGGCGTCGTCGATCTCGGGGAAGGAAGCGGCCGTGCCCATCCGGGTGGGCGGGGCCGTGATTGGGGCAGTGGCATGCCGTTGGGCCGCCGACGTCACTCCCGACTGGCCGCGAGCCGGCGCGCTGCTGGCGGCCGCCGGTGCGGCGACGAGCCCGGCGGTCCGCGCGGTGCTCGATCGTCGAGCGTGTCCGGCTCCCCCCGCCGATCCAACCGGCGCCGAGATCGTGGGTGTCAGCGATGCAGTCGGCGCGCTGAAGCGCGAGATCGCGCGTGCGGCGACGGCGCCATTCAGCGTCGTCATCGAGGGCGAGAGCGGGAGCGGCAAGGAACTGGTAGCCCGAGCGATTCATCGGCTGGGTCCGCGGCGACACCGCCGGTTGTGCGCGCTCAATTGCGCCGCGCTTAGCGACGAACTGGTCGAGGCGGAGATGTTCGGCCACGCCCGCGGTGCCTTCACCGGTGCGATCGCCGAGCGCAAGGGGCTGTTCGAAGAGGCAGATGGCGGGACGCTCATCTTCGACGAGGTCGGAGAACTCACGGCGCGGGCACAGGCCAAGTTGCTCAGGGCCATCCAGGAAGGTGAGGTGCGCCGCATCGGCGAGAATTTTGCGCGATCGGTCGATGTTCGCATTGTCGCGGCCACGAACCGGAGCCTGCGGTCGGCCGTCGAAGCGGGATCCTTCCGGCAGGACCTGCTGTACCGGCTCGAAGTCATCAGGATCCTGGTGCCCCCGCTGCGGGCGCGGCCGGAGGACATTCCCGTGCTCGCCGCGCACTTCTGGCACGACGTGACCAGCCGGCTCGGCAGCCGGACGACGTTGGCACCCGCCACACTGGCGGCGCTGGCAGGGTATGACTGGCCAGGTAACGTTCGCGAACTGCAAAACGTCATGGCGGCGCTGGCGGTTGCCGTGGGCCGGCGTGGCAGTGTGGGTCCGGAGCGGCTGCCCGGGATCATCGCGGGCCAGGGTGCCACGCGCGAAGCGTCCACGCTGGACGAGGCGAGGCGCTCGTTCGAGGCGCGGTTCGTGAGAGCCGCGCTGGCGCGCGCCGGCGGCCGGCGCAGCCAGGCGGCCCGCGATCTGGGCCTGTCGCGCCAGGGGCTGATGAAGTTGATGATTCGGCTGAGGATCGACGACTGA
- a CDS encoding tetratricopeptide repeat protein, translating to MKRTAILALLVSAALLGTLSWQAVVRERDYRRLIADGDQAVAADQTFPAVEAYSGAIALRRDSMLAYLKRGETYRRRGEMGAALRDLREASRLDRSATRPLELLGDVNAELERFARAEESYDAYLRLDDRSPRVLYKLALTRYRLGQPQRALEPLRQALALDNRMAPAHYLLGLSLRSLNNLNEATDALERAVRLEPGLMAAREELARIYASTHREREAITQLEALAALEPSRPERQVALGLAYARSGRSDMAVVTLRRVVEEHPENSDVYVAIGRVWLETAEAHKDRVALNKALEALDGVARRSPPGSEALLLLGRAQALAGETTRAEQTLKQAAAQFPIDPVALLQLSMMAENAGHFAIARDALARYTALSGDGLPPADRAIHLGDLSMRLNEPATATSWYAKAAQGTAAPVGVFVRLANAQLRAGDRAGAIISAERGLQREPRNPTLLAFQRQLRSQASTRRHP from the coding sequence ATGAAGCGGACGGCCATCCTGGCGCTCCTCGTCTCTGCCGCTCTGCTCGGCACGCTCTCCTGGCAGGCCGTCGTCCGCGAACGCGACTATCGCCGGCTGATCGCCGACGGCGACCAGGCTGTGGCCGCCGACCAGACCTTTCCGGCAGTCGAGGCATACAGCGGTGCCATCGCCCTGCGCCGCGACTCGATGCTGGCCTACCTCAAGCGTGGCGAGACCTATCGGCGCCGCGGAGAGATGGGCGCCGCCTTGCGAGACCTGCGCGAGGCCTCGCGCCTCGATCGGAGCGCGACCCGGCCGCTCGAACTGCTCGGCGACGTCAATGCGGAACTCGAGCGATTCGCGCGCGCCGAGGAGAGCTACGACGCTTACCTCCGTTTGGACGACCGGTCGCCGCGCGTCCTGTACAAGCTGGCGCTCACCCGGTATCGGCTGGGTCAGCCCCAGCGGGCGCTGGAACCTCTCAGACAGGCTCTGGCGCTCGACAATCGAATGGCGCCCGCCCACTACCTGCTCGGACTGAGCCTCCGGTCGCTCAACAACCTGAACGAAGCGACGGACGCCCTGGAGCGGGCGGTCCGGCTGGAACCGGGACTGATGGCCGCGAGAGAGGAACTCGCCCGGATCTATGCGTCAACGCACCGGGAACGGGAGGCTATTACCCAGCTCGAGGCGCTGGCGGCGCTCGAGCCGTCGCGGCCGGAACGCCAAGTCGCGCTCGGCCTCGCCTACGCTCGATCGGGACGATCCGACATGGCCGTCGTCACGCTGCGACGCGTCGTCGAAGAGCACCCGGAGAATTCGGACGTTTACGTGGCGATCGGCCGCGTCTGGCTGGAAACGGCCGAAGCGCACAAGGACAGGGTCGCGTTGAACAAGGCGCTCGAAGCGCTCGACGGCGTGGCGCGGCGGAGCCCGCCGGGCAGCGAGGCGCTTTTGTTGCTTGGCCGCGCACAGGCTCTGGCGGGTGAGACCACCCGTGCAGAACAGACCCTCAAGCAGGCGGCGGCCCAGTTCCCCATCGACCCGGTCGCGTTGCTACAGCTGTCGATGATGGCCGAAAACGCGGGACATTTCGCGATTGCGAGGGACGCGCTCGCGCGCTATACCGCCCTTTCTGGCGACGGCCTGCCGCCCGCCGACCGGGCCATCCATCTCGGCGATCTGTCGATGCGGCTGAACGAGCCGGCCACTGCGACGTCGTGGTATGCAAAGGCCGCGCAAGGGACCGCCGCCCCGGTCGGTGTCTTCGTTCGGCTCGCGAATGCGCAACTGCGTGCGGGTGACCGGGCCGGGGCGATCATTTCCGCGGAGCGAGGCCTCCAGCGCGAGCCGCGCAATCCGACGCTGCTCGCCTTCCAGCGCCAACTCCGGTCCCAGGCTTCGACCCGTCGCCACCCCTAG